In 'Nostoc azollae' 0708, the following are encoded in one genomic region:
- the nadD gene encoding nicotinate (nicotinamide) nucleotide adenylyltransferase, which produces MQQVAIFGGTFDPIHWGHLLVAKTALEQLHLEQVIWVVSKNPPHKQAALFEHRVAMLQLATKHHPRFTVSLIEKKHSGASYSINTLIELSACYPNTHWYWIIGLDTFQTLPRWYRGPELAQMCDWLIAPRLLGGETIPQSESICKQVEQQLKEQSYIINWQLLHTPLLRFSSSIMRELCRQGCAIGDLVPDTVRSYIVNHNLYTNNSE; this is translated from the coding sequence ATGCAACAAGTAGCGATTTTTGGTGGCACATTTGACCCAATTCATTGGGGACATCTGCTTGTGGCCAAAACAGCGTTGGAACAATTACATCTAGAACAGGTAATTTGGGTAGTCTCAAAAAATCCTCCTCATAAACAAGCAGCTTTATTTGAGCATCGGGTAGCTATGCTGCAACTAGCCACGAAACACCACCCAAGATTTACTGTCTCACTCATTGAGAAAAAGCACTCTGGGGCTTCATACTCTATCAACACCCTGATTGAATTATCTGCTTGTTACCCAAATACTCATTGGTACTGGATTATTGGTTTGGATACATTCCAAACTTTACCCCGTTGGTATCGTGGACCAGAACTAGCACAAATGTGTGATTGGTTAATTGCACCCCGACTGCTAGGTGGTGAGACTATACCTCAAAGTGAGTCAATCTGCAAGCAAGTGGAGCAACAACTTAAAGAACAATCATATATCATTAATTGGCAATTACTGCATACACCTTTACTTAGATTTTCGTCCAGTATAATGCGTGAACTTTGTCGCCAAGGTTGTGCAATTGGTGATTTAGTACCTGATACCGTCAGATCCTACATCGTCAATCACAACCTTTACACAAATAATTCTGAATAA
- the murC gene encoding UDP-N-acetylmuramate--L-alanine ligase, translating to MNNSIDFSGRPFHFIGIGGIGMSALAYVLAKRQLPVSGSDLRTNQITRKLESLGAHIFSRQEARNLEFFRPQVSTNGILLNSQEQLSATKTILPQVICSTAINTNNLEYKAALELGCPILHRSDVLAALIADYYSIAVAGTHGKTTTTSIIGYMLLQAGLDPTILVGGEVNAWEGNARLGESKYLVAEADESDGSLVKHSPAIGVITNIELDHPDHYENLEEVVDTFQKFAQGCQILVGSIDCDTVRDCFDRPGQRLKPTISYSLHPETNADYTVTNIDYRADGTTALVWEKAKALGVLNLRLLSRHNLSNGLAAVAVGRSLGLEFGEIAKGIATFEGARRRFEFRGEAAGITFIDDYAHHPSEIRATLAAASLQARPGQRVVAIFQPHRYSRTLTFLDQFAGSFAHADLVVLTDIYSAGEADLGQISGEQLADEIAKQHPQVIYQPTLSSIRELLLSTLRPGDLALFLGAGNLNQAIPEVIATLREPATATS from the coding sequence ATGAACAATTCTATAGATTTTAGCGGTAGACCATTTCATTTCATAGGGATTGGCGGCATAGGAATGTCTGCGCTGGCTTATGTTTTAGCAAAGCGTCAGTTGCCAGTATCCGGTTCTGACTTGCGTACTAATCAAATTACCCGTAAGTTAGAATCTCTAGGCGCTCACATTTTTAGTAGACAAGAAGCCAGGAATCTTGAATTCTTTCGTCCCCAAGTATCGACTAATGGAATATTACTAAATTCTCAAGAACAACTGTCTGCTACCAAAACAATATTACCCCAAGTAATTTGTTCCACAGCTATTAACACGAATAATTTAGAATACAAAGCAGCCCTAGAATTGGGTTGTCCGATTTTACACCGTTCAGATGTATTAGCAGCCTTGATTGCTGATTACTACAGCATTGCTGTCGCAGGAACTCACGGCAAAACTACAACCACTAGCATCATTGGTTATATGCTGCTACAAGCTGGTCTTGACCCAACTATTTTGGTTGGTGGTGAAGTTAACGCTTGGGAAGGTAATGCTCGATTAGGGGAAAGTAAGTATCTAGTAGCTGAGGCAGATGAATCAGATGGTTCACTCGTCAAACACTCCCCAGCTATTGGAGTTATTACTAATATTGAACTAGATCATCCCGACCACTACGAGAATTTAGAAGAAGTAGTAGACACTTTCCAAAAATTTGCCCAAGGTTGCCAAATTTTGGTAGGTAGCATTGATTGTGACACAGTGCGCGATTGCTTCGATCGTCCAGGACAACGCCTGAAGCCAACTATTAGTTACAGTCTACATCCAGAAACCAACGCCGATTATACAGTCACCAATATTGACTATCGTGCTGATGGGACAACAGCACTAGTTTGGGAAAAAGCCAAAGCTTTAGGTGTATTGAATTTACGCCTCCTGAGTCGGCATAATCTCAGCAATGGTCTAGCAGCAGTTGCTGTAGGACGCTCTCTGGGTTTAGAATTTGGGGAAATCGCCAAAGGTATCGCTACCTTTGAAGGTGCAAGACGGCGCTTTGAGTTCCGGGGGGAAGCGGCTGGTATTACCTTCATTGATGATTATGCCCATCACCCTAGCGAAATTCGTGCAACTCTTGCGGCAGCAAGTCTCCAAGCTAGACCAGGACAACGGGTAGTTGCTATTTTCCAACCACATCGTTATAGTCGTACACTCACATTTTTAGACCAATTTGCTGGGTCATTTGCCCACGCTGACTTAGTCGTATTGACTGACATTTACAGTGCTGGTGAAGCCGATTTAGGACAAATTAGTGGTGAACAACTGGCAGATGAAATTGCCAAGCAACATCCCCAAGTTATTTATCAACCAACTCTATCTTCTATCCGTGAATTATTGTTGTCAACGCTACGCCCTGGAGACTTAGCACTATTTTTAGGTGCAGGTAATTTGAATCAGGCAATTCCTGAAGTCATTGCCACACTTCGTGAACCTGCTACGGCGACATCCTAA
- the murB gene encoding UDP-N-acetylmuramate dehydrogenase encodes MTTSQVSGNVCMISALTTNKQEKANLTERNIIHLPGTDCVIKSAASLSAFTSYRVGGSAEWYVAPRSLEALQASIEYAKDLNLPVTILGAGSNLLVSDQGIPGLVIASRHFRSKHFDLQTGQLTVAAGESIPSLAWEAADLGWQGLEWAVGIPGTVGGAVVMNAGAHNSCIADMLVSAELLSPDGRLETITPAELGYQYRSSLLQRGKRIVTQATFQLQPGADPAKVLATTKEHKQHRLTTQPYNYPSCGSVFRNPKTYSAGWLIEQAGLKGYQIGGAQVAQLHANFIVNRGGAKASDIFCLISHIQREVQERWSIWLEPEVKMIGEFQPVG; translated from the coding sequence ATGACAACCTCCCAGGTATCTGGAAACGTCTGCATGATTTCTGCTTTGACTACCAATAAACAGGAAAAAGCCAATTTAACTGAAAGAAACATAATTCACTTACCTGGCACTGATTGTGTGATCAAATCCGCAGCTTCTTTATCAGCATTTACTTCCTATAGAGTTGGGGGATCTGCTGAATGGTATGTCGCCCCCCGCAGTTTAGAAGCTCTACAAGCAAGTATTGAGTACGCAAAAGACCTAAATTTGCCAGTAACCATACTTGGAGCAGGTTCTAACTTATTAGTAAGTGATCAAGGTATACCGGGCTTAGTGATTGCTAGTCGTCATTTTCGTTCTAAGCACTTCGACTTACAAACAGGTCAATTGACAGTTGCTGCCGGAGAATCTATTCCTAGCTTGGCATGGGAAGCAGCAGATTTAGGATGGCAAGGTTTAGAGTGGGCTGTTGGTATCCCCGGAACCGTTGGTGGTGCTGTTGTTATGAATGCAGGAGCGCATAATAGCTGCATTGCAGATATGTTAGTTAGTGCTGAATTACTCTCACCAGATGGTAGATTAGAAACTATTACCCCTGCTGAATTAGGTTATCAATACCGAAGTTCATTATTACAAAGGGGTAAACGCATAGTCACTCAAGCTACTTTCCAACTCCAGCCAGGAGCAGATCCAGCAAAAGTCCTAGCCACAACCAAAGAACATAAACAACATCGGCTGACTACCCAACCTTACAACTATCCTAGTTGTGGTAGTGTTTTCCGCAATCCTAAAACTTATTCTGCTGGCTGGTTGATTGAACAAGCTGGTTTAAAAGGCTACCAAATTGGTGGAGCGCAAGTTGCCCAACTTCACGCCAATTTTATCGTTAATCGTGGCGGGGCTAAAGCCAGCGATATCTTCTGTCTTATTAGTCATATTCAACGTGAGGTACAAGAACGTTGGTCCATTTGGTTAGAGCCAGAAGTTAAAATGATCGGCGAGTTTCAACCAGTGGGTTGA
- a CDS encoding YbaB/EbfC family nucleoid-associated protein produces the protein MTAGKGQGFGFGLGKMKELAAAFQKAQQVQEGAKRLQEELEQMEIQGESGGGLVKVIVSGNQEPRRVEISPDALGEGADVLSDLITAAMKDAYNKSTATMRERMEDLTSGLELPGL, from the coding sequence ATGACAGCAGGAAAAGGCCAGGGATTTGGTTTTGGACTAGGAAAAATGAAAGAACTAGCGGCAGCTTTTCAAAAAGCACAGCAAGTTCAAGAAGGAGCAAAGCGTCTCCAGGAAGAATTAGAGCAAATGGAGATCCAAGGAGAGTCTGGTGGTGGACTAGTCAAGGTTATTGTCAGCGGCAACCAAGAACCCAGAAGAGTAGAAATTTCCCCAGATGCTTTGGGTGAAGGTGCAGATGTACTTTCTGATCTGATAACAGCGGCTATGAAAGATGCCTACAATAAGTCCACTGCTACAATGCGGGAACGCATGGAAGACTTGACTAGTGGGTTAGAACTTCCAGGATTGTAG
- a CDS encoding low molecular weight protein-tyrosine-phosphatase, with amino-acid sequence MAYKLLFVCLGNICRSPSAENIMNHLVSQAGLSDRIYCDSAGTSSYHIGSPSDRRMSAAAVSKLGIKLLGQARQFQTSDFQEFDLILAMDKDNYKNILAVDSSGQYHHKVRLICDFCSRHTLKEVPDPYYGGTEGFNQVIDLLIDACEGLLEYVNSV; translated from the coding sequence ATGGCTTACAAGTTACTGTTTGTCTGCTTGGGTAATATTTGCCGATCACCCTCAGCAGAAAATATTATGAATCATCTGGTTTCACAGGCTGGGTTGAGCGATCGCATTTATTGTGATTCTGCTGGTACTTCTAGTTATCACATTGGTAGTCCATCTGACCGACGTATGAGTGCGGCTGCTGTGTCTAAGTTGGGAATTAAACTCCTTGGTCAAGCTCGTCAGTTTCAAACATCAGACTTCCAAGAGTTTGATTTAATTCTGGCAATGGATAAGGACAACTATAAAAATATCCTGGCTGTTGACTCTTCAGGACAATATCACCATAAAGTCCGCTTGATTTGTGATTTTTGTTCTAGACACACTCTCAAAGAAGTTCCTGACCCCTATTATGGCGGAACAGAAGGATTTAATCAGGTGATTGATCTCCTCATTGATGCTTGTGAAGGTCTACTGGAGTACGTTAACAGCGTGTAG
- a CDS encoding response regulator transcription factor encodes MALKILVVDDDLGTRLSISDYLELSGYSVIMADDGQEALAMVEENNPDLIVTDIVMPRLNGYELVRRVRQKAEFRLLPVILLTERTKTQERILGYQSGCDLYLPKPFELEELAAAIRNLLERSQIIQSEYRFPHQDNLETSITGKLRDSNHALSTQIHAPKLLSSLTTREQEVLELLTHGLSNADIGNQLHLSPRTVEKYVSSLLRKTLTSNRAELVRFAMKHGLVE; translated from the coding sequence ATGGCCTTAAAAATCCTTGTAGTGGATGACGACTTGGGTACTCGTCTATCTATTAGCGATTATCTTGAACTGTCTGGCTATTCAGTGATTATGGCTGATGACGGTCAAGAGGCTTTGGCTATGGTAGAAGAGAACAATCCTGATTTAATTGTTACAGATATTGTCATGCCACGGTTGAATGGCTATGAATTAGTGCGTCGGGTGCGTCAAAAAGCGGAGTTTAGGTTATTACCTGTAATTTTGTTAACAGAACGAACTAAAACCCAAGAAAGAATTCTCGGATATCAATCAGGCTGCGATTTATATTTACCTAAGCCTTTTGAATTAGAAGAGTTAGCAGCAGCGATTAGGAATTTACTAGAGCGCTCGCAAATTATTCAATCAGAGTACCGTTTTCCTCATCAAGACAATCTAGAGACTTCCATAACCGGAAAACTCCGAGATAGTAATCATGCCTTATCTACCCAAATTCATGCACCTAAACTGCTCTCATCACTAACGACTAGAGAACAAGAAGTTCTAGAATTATTGACGCATGGTTTATCTAATGCCGATATAGGTAATCAATTACACCTGAGTCCACGAACAGTAGAAAAGTATGTCAGCAGTTTATTGAGAAAAACTTTAACGAGCAATCGAGCCGAACTCGTGCGTTTTGCAATGAAGCATGGACTGGTCGAATAA
- the smpB gene encoding SsrA-binding protein SmpB yields the protein MSDKNEGFKVITDNRQARYLYEILETYEVGIQLTGTEVKSIRAGKVNLKDGYGLIRNGEAWLINAHISPYTSSGQYFNHEPRRTRKLLLHRQEIRKLIGKVEQQGLTLVPLKMYLQGGWVKLSIGLGKGKKVHDKREDIKRRQDQRDIQRAMKSY from the coding sequence ATGAGTGACAAAAACGAAGGTTTTAAAGTTATTACCGACAATCGACAAGCCCGTTATTTGTATGAAATCTTAGAAACCTACGAAGTGGGAATTCAACTTACAGGTACTGAGGTAAAATCCATCCGTGCGGGTAAAGTTAATCTCAAAGACGGCTATGGGTTGATTCGCAATGGCGAAGCATGGTTGATAAATGCACATATTTCTCCATACACTTCTAGTGGACAATATTTTAATCATGAACCACGCCGCACACGAAAATTATTGCTGCATCGTCAAGAAATCCGCAAGCTAATTGGTAAGGTGGAACAGCAAGGTTTAACTCTAGTGCCGTTGAAAATGTATCTTCAAGGGGGCTGGGTAAAACTGAGTATCGGCTTGGGTAAAGGCAAGAAAGTTCACGACAAGCGCGAAGATATAAAACGCCGTCAAGATCAGCGTGATATTCAAAGAGCAATGAAAAGTTATTGA
- a CDS encoding WGxxGxxG family protein yields the protein MKSNFTRTIGAGVLTLSMGILPVSLPAQTQVTPPRTDALPNRTVYDDPNHVNWGWLGLIGLIGLAGLLGKRREEEPTRYPDPNAPGATTYRD from the coding sequence ATGAAAAGTAATTTCACCAGAACTATTGGCGCTGGAGTTCTCACTTTGAGTATGGGAATCTTACCCGTAAGTCTACCAGCGCAAACGCAAGTAACTCCACCCAGAACTGATGCTTTACCCAACAGAACTGTTTATGATGATCCTAATCATGTGAATTGGGGTTGGCTAGGACTGATTGGGCTAATAGGTCTAGCTGGTTTACTGGGTAAAAGACGTGAAGAAGAACCAACCCGTTATCCTGACCCCAATGCACCAGGGGCTACTACTTACAGAGACTAA
- a CDS encoding IctB family putative bicarbonate transporter — MNLVWQRFTLSSLPLKEYLNTSYLHRFMVGILRPWRQTSLLMQWGDTIAAALLSLVYALAPFVSTTLMLVLLLACIGFWLLLTLSDETTSVNVASVTPIHLLVLLYWGIAAIATALSPVKKAALSDLATLSLYLLLFTVCARVLRFSRMRSWLITLYLHTSLIVSVYGIRQWFFGAKALATWVDPESPLSKTTRVYSYLGNPNLLAGYLLPAVVLSLVAIFAWQGWFKKTLAVTMFAVNTICLVLTYSRGGWIALVVAFLTGMALLVYWWSLEMPPFWRTWSLPIILGSLIGVLVLAMIFVEPVRLRVVSIFADRQDSSNNFRRNVWDAVFRMIGDRPIIGIGPGHHSFNKVYPLYQQPRYTALSAYSIFLEVAVETGFMGLACFLWLIIVTFNTAFIQLQRFRESRSIEGFWVIGAIAALLGMLAHGMVDTVWYRPSLNTLWWLMVALVASYWTPLSQTTNQPNPEPGLK, encoded by the coding sequence ATGAATTTAGTCTGGCAAAGATTTACTTTATCCTCTCTACCGCTCAAAGAATATCTGAATACCAGTTACCTGCATCGCTTTATGGTCGGGATTTTACGTCCTTGGCGCCAAACCAGTCTGTTGATGCAGTGGGGAGATACTATAGCAGCTGCTCTTCTTAGTCTCGTCTATGCTTTAGCACCTTTTGTATCCACTACTTTAATGCTGGTGTTGTTGCTGGCTTGTATAGGATTCTGGCTGTTGCTCACTTTATCTGATGAGACAACTTCTGTAAATGTAGCTTCTGTAACCCCTATTCATCTGTTGGTATTGCTTTATTGGGGAATTGCGGCAATCGCTACTGCTTTATCTCCTGTGAAAAAGGCAGCTTTGAGTGATTTGGCGACATTATCACTCTATCTATTACTTTTTACTGTCTGCGCAAGGGTGCTGAGGTTTTCCCGCATGCGGTCTTGGCTGATCACTCTTTATTTACACACATCCCTGATTGTCAGTGTATATGGTATCAGGCAATGGTTTTTTGGTGCAAAAGCATTGGCGACTTGGGTTGATCCAGAGTCTCCTCTCTCCAAAACGACAAGGGTTTATAGTTATTTAGGTAATCCCAATTTATTGGCAGGATATCTCCTACCAGCCGTTGTTTTAAGCTTAGTGGCGATTTTTGCTTGGCAAGGCTGGTTCAAGAAAACTTTAGCTGTAACAATGTTTGCTGTTAATACTATCTGTTTGGTTCTCACTTATAGCCGTGGGGGCTGGATTGCTTTAGTAGTAGCATTTTTAACCGGAATGGCCTTGTTGGTTTATTGGTGGAGTCTAGAAATGCCACCATTTTGGCGCACTTGGTCATTACCAATTATTCTCGGTAGTTTAATTGGGGTATTGGTGCTGGCTATGATTTTTGTTGAACCTGTGCGCTTGCGGGTTGTGAGTATTTTTGCAGACCGTCAAGATAGTAGTAATAATTTTCGCCGAAATGTTTGGGATGCTGTCTTTAGGATGATAGGCGATCGCCCCATTATTGGTATTGGCCCTGGACACCATTCTTTTAACAAGGTTTATCCTCTTTACCAACAACCCCGCTATACTGCTTTGAGCGCCTATTCGATTTTTTTAGAAGTGGCTGTGGAAACTGGTTTTATGGGTTTAGCTTGTTTTCTCTGGTTAATAATTGTCACTTTTAATACAGCTTTTATACAACTACAACGATTTCGTGAATCAAGAAGTATAGAAGGATTTTGGGTAATTGGAGCAATCGCTGCTTTGCTAGGTATGCTTGCTCATGGCATGGTAGATACCGTCTGGTATCGTCCCTCACTTAATACCCTTTGGTGGCTCATGGTTGCTTTGGTTGCTAGCTATTGGACACCTTTGTCTCAAACCACAAACCAACCTAACCCAGAACCTGGACTCAAGTAA
- a CDS encoding GAF domain-containing sensor histidine kinase — MIEPENKLFALDNGWNPLETKEQQRIKILSELGLRLPETIPIFEEATQTAAHFLAAEICILGFIDQEIHWFKSAVGLSRLGLMNDLAKNRQLLRQESFCTQVVETLRALVINDTVTTENIQISTSKLVQHYGIRSYLGVPLIDASGYCLGALGVMDRQPRNFTERDIEFLQIIARWSMSEFERNRLLQGKLQTASSRNIPGLPFPQEQIIDLKISPPNLNTNSGSTQQIKLELLGQLTQELRTPLTSVLGMAGVLGREIYGPLTTKQREYLEIIQHSGRYLLSLVNEITELRTLCDTSSGLNLAPVDVEMLCQQAINTLSEVTVRREQDIRLSVEPGRNRIWYLDKDKVRQMVYHLLFSVIQLSATGSIVRVHISDKEDTLSITVWVSHPWLGDGVTEIDPYFRLDSLSIFDILDEPRKYNIDADNQENLPEILQKSESLMDEPSGILVDASNQNLANVSGHLSREKLGLLLSCQLAEQHGGQIVIQGSPESGYRYVMSLPLQSNTNSEFTN; from the coding sequence ATGATAGAGCCTGAAAATAAACTATTTGCCCTGGATAATGGTTGGAATCCTCTAGAAACAAAAGAACAACAACGCATCAAAATCTTGTCAGAGTTAGGTTTGCGTCTACCAGAAACTATCCCCATATTTGAAGAAGCTACTCAAACGGCTGCCCACTTTTTAGCAGCAGAAATTTGTATTTTAGGATTTATAGATCAGGAAATCCACTGGTTCAAATCAGCAGTGGGTTTATCAAGATTGGGGCTGATGAATGATCTAGCCAAAAACCGTCAATTATTACGACAGGAATCTTTTTGCACCCAAGTAGTAGAAACTTTAAGAGCATTGGTTATTAATGATACGGTAACTACTGAGAATATACAAATATCCACTAGTAAGTTAGTTCAGCATTATGGCATCCGTTCCTATTTGGGAGTACCATTAATTGATGCTTCTGGGTATTGCTTAGGTGCATTAGGAGTGATGGATCGCCAGCCGCGAAATTTTACAGAGCGAGACATTGAGTTTTTGCAAATCATTGCTCGTTGGAGTATGAGCGAATTTGAGCGCAACCGATTGCTGCAAGGGAAATTACAAACTGCCAGTAGCAGAAATATTCCTGGACTGCCATTCCCCCAAGAACAGATAATTGATCTGAAAATTTCCCCTCCCAATCTAAACACTAACTCTGGTTCGACTCAGCAGATCAAACTAGAATTATTAGGACAGCTAACTCAAGAGTTGCGTACACCCTTAACCTCTGTACTTGGTATGGCTGGTGTTCTGGGACGAGAAATTTATGGGCCTTTAACAACTAAACAGCGAGAATATCTAGAAATTATTCAACACAGTGGACGATATCTACTTTCTTTAGTCAATGAAATTACTGAATTACGAACACTATGTGATACTTCATCTGGGCTGAATTTAGCTCCTGTAGATGTGGAAATGCTATGTCAACAAGCTATCAATACCCTATCAGAAGTAACTGTTCGTCGAGAACAAGATATCCGTCTGTCTGTAGAACCAGGACGCAATCGCATTTGGTATTTAGATAAAGATAAAGTACGGCAGATGGTTTATCACCTACTATTTAGTGTGATTCAACTTTCTGCTACGGGTAGTATTGTGCGTGTTCACATTTCTGACAAAGAAGATACACTCTCCATTACTGTTTGGGTTTCCCATCCATGGTTAGGAGATGGAGTTACTGAGATAGACCCTTACTTCCGTCTCGACTCCTTATCAATATTCGACATATTGGATGAGCCTAGAAAGTATAATATTGACGCAGACAATCAGGAGAATTTGCCAGAAATATTGCAGAAGTCAGAAAGTTTGATGGATGAGCCATCAGGAATCTTAGTTGATGCTTCAAATCAGAATTTAGCCAATGTTTCTGGTCATCTGTCTCGTGAAAAATTGGGTTTGTTACTTAGCTGTCAACTAGCAGAACAGCATGGTGGACAAATTGTTATTCAAGGTTCACCAGAATCAGGATACCGCTATGTGATGTCTTTACCATTGCAATCGAATACTAATTCTGAATTTACGAATTAA
- a CDS encoding DegT/DnrJ/EryC1/StrS family aminotransferase, protein MIITVPFVDLNLQHQPIQAKLQQAIEDVLVKGDFILGQPLSDFETAFAVASGTKYGIGVASGTDAITLGLQACNIGAGDEVILPANTFIATLIGVVSAGAKPILVDCNPKTALIDLEAAAKAITPQTKAIIPVHLYGQMVSPSQLLDFANTYKILIFEDAAQAHLAEREGYRAGSVGIAAAFSFYPSKNLGAFGDGGMVVTNNPDVATKMRRLRNYGSSQKYVHIEPGTNSRLDTLQAAILHQKLPYLSQWNSARLNIGQRYDIELVPLASAGIIPIHNQSGTGHIYHLYVVKIDDSCPIQRQQLQGQLTAAGIQTGIHYPIPCHLQPAFNYLGYQQGNFPQSEQLSQQILSLPIYPGLNNSQITEIVTAIYSILKIK, encoded by the coding sequence ATGATTATTACAGTTCCTTTTGTAGACCTGAATTTACAACATCAACCGATTCAAGCTAAATTGCAACAAGCCATTGAGGATGTATTAGTAAAGGGAGATTTTATTTTAGGTCAACCTTTATCCGATTTTGAGACTGCGTTTGCAGTAGCATCTGGTACAAAATATGGAATTGGTGTGGCATCTGGAACCGATGCGATCACACTGGGTCTACAAGCTTGTAACATCGGTGCTGGTGATGAAGTTATTTTACCAGCTAATACCTTTATCGCCACATTGATAGGTGTAGTTAGTGCAGGGGCTAAACCAATTTTGGTAGATTGTAACCCCAAAACAGCCTTAATTGATTTAGAAGCAGCAGCTAAAGCCATTACCCCCCAAACCAAAGCCATTATTCCCGTACATCTCTATGGTCAAATGGTATCACCCAGTCAATTATTAGACTTTGCTAATACCTACAAGATTTTAATTTTTGAGGATGCAGCCCAGGCACATCTAGCCGAACGGGAAGGATATCGTGCTGGTTCAGTGGGGATAGCAGCAGCCTTTAGCTTCTATCCCAGCAAGAATTTGGGAGCATTTGGAGATGGAGGGATGGTAGTAACGAATAATCCAGATGTAGCCACAAAAATGCGACGATTGCGAAATTATGGCTCATCTCAAAAATATGTACATATTGAACCTGGTACAAATAGCCGCTTAGATACCTTACAAGCAGCCATATTACACCAGAAATTACCCTATTTATCTCAGTGGAATAGCGCTCGCCTGAACATTGGACAGAGGTATGATATAGAACTAGTACCTTTAGCCTCTGCTGGTATTATTCCCATACACAACCAAAGCGGTACAGGACACATATATCATCTTTATGTGGTCAAAATTGATGACTCTTGTCCTATCCAACGTCAACAACTGCAAGGACAATTAACAGCAGCAGGAATTCAAACCGGCATTCATTACCCCATTCCTTGCCATCTTCAACCCGCATTTAATTATTTAGGTTATCAACAAGGCAACTTTCCCCAATCAGAACAGCTATCCCAACAAATATTATCCTTACCTATCTACCCTGGTTTGAACAATAGCCAAATCACAGAAATTGTCACTGCTATTTATTCGATCTTGAAAATTAAATAA
- the crtB gene encoding cyanoexosortase B codes for MVLQQQIKNRNTIQLLNWGILVTSLLLYAPILLHWIDGWLHKSISIEHEYFSHGMIGLPYAGYLTWTNRKQWQRLPNINHPVSMGLFIIGIIFYLSGVAEWVNLSLPIILIGLCLWFKGIPGLKLQGFSLLLVFLATPTALPYLITPYTFPLQSFIAGTAAFILNQFGMKVMVDGINLYVGARIVEVAPYCAGLKMLFTTVYVGLMLLYWTDALSSRRITFTFLSIAMVISITANIIRNTLLTLFHGTGQEGAFAWLHEGWGGDLYSACMLLLLIPLLNYLNDYFSEAPAMPLIEEQKDVYTRVYYIDT; via the coding sequence ATGGTACTACAGCAACAAATTAAAAACCGCAACACAATCCAATTGTTAAACTGGGGAATTTTAGTAACTTCACTTCTGCTTTATGCTCCTATATTGCTACATTGGATAGATGGTTGGCTGCACAAAAGTATCAGTATAGAACATGAATATTTCAGCCACGGTATGATTGGTCTGCCTTATGCTGGTTATCTAACTTGGACAAACCGGAAACAGTGGCAACGGCTACCGAATATTAACCATCCTGTCAGCATGGGCTTATTCATAATAGGCATAATTTTCTATCTAAGTGGTGTAGCTGAATGGGTTAATCTATCCTTACCCATCATCTTGATAGGACTGTGCTTATGGTTCAAGGGAATCCCAGGGTTAAAATTACAAGGATTTTCCCTGTTATTAGTATTTTTAGCTACACCAACAGCATTACCTTATTTAATCACTCCCTATACATTTCCTCTGCAAAGCTTTATTGCTGGTACAGCCGCCTTTATCCTCAATCAGTTTGGCATGAAAGTTATGGTTGATGGAATAAACTTATACGTGGGTGCAAGAATTGTAGAAGTTGCACCCTATTGTGCTGGGTTGAAAATGTTGTTTACCACTGTTTACGTTGGTTTGATGCTGCTTTATTGGACAGATGCCTTATCTTCACGACGTATAACGTTTACTTTTTTATCTATTGCCATGGTTATCAGTATAACTGCTAATATCATACGTAACACTTTATTGACCTTGTTTCACGGCACTGGTCAAGAAGGTGCTTTTGCATGGCTGCATGAAGGTTGGGGTGGGGATCTCTACTCTGCTTGTATGCTGTTATTACTAATACCTTTACTCAATTACCTCAACGACTATTTTTCAGAAGCGCCAGCAATGCCGTTAATAGAGGAACAAAAGGATGTATATACAAGAGTATATTATATAGATACTTAA